The following proteins come from a genomic window of Campylobacter coli 76339:
- a CDS encoding Cytochrome c-type biogenesis protein DsbD, protein-disulfide reductase, with translation MRFIFTLLFSCYFLFASVLSLNEAFEVKSSSYDSAISIDIKLGKDIYLYSDKLKLYLNQNDISQLINLPPSTQRLHEKVYYQNLNLALPSLLLERFVQNQNNQIKLEFQGCSEQGLCYNPQIWYFDLKHKDKNFEISAPYKEKQKTLSAKSEESMIANFLATDKLFWILLSFLGYGLLLSLTPCILPMIPILSSLIVAKSGIKFSKKHSFFLSFIYVFFMSLAYAIAGVIASFLGASVQGLLQKPSVLIFFALIFVLLALAMFESFRFELPLKFQNFLHKKSEKGKGVLGVAIMGFLSALIVGPCVAAPLTGALIYIANTGDALLGASALFVMSFGMGIPLLFIGLGLGFLKAGAWMQKVKIFFGFVMLAMAIWILSRIIEARYILIAFGILGVFFSVFMGIFEQSLNALAKIKKSLLILILAYSLSIFLGGIFGAKDFLNPLNFSPNTISNPSKLNFSFINDLDTLQKEIKTSTRPIMLDFTASWCENCKLLDELTFSDERVQEKLKNFHLIKIDLTQNSNKDLEIMKKFSVFGPPVLIFFENGKENLRITGFISADDLLRKLTK, from the coding sequence ATGCGTTTTATTTTTACACTTTTATTTAGTTGTTATTTTTTATTTGCTTCTGTTTTATCATTAAATGAGGCCTTTGAAGTAAAATCAAGTTCTTATGATAGTGCCATTTCTATCGATATTAAACTAGGAAAAGATATTTATCTTTATTCTGACAAACTCAAACTCTATCTTAACCAAAACGATATCAGTCAATTGATCAATCTTCCGCCTAGCACCCAAAGGCTTCATGAAAAAGTGTATTATCAAAATTTAAATTTAGCCCTACCTAGCCTACTGCTTGAGCGTTTTGTGCAAAATCAAAATAATCAAATCAAACTCGAATTTCAAGGCTGCTCCGAACAAGGCTTATGCTACAATCCTCAAATTTGGTATTTTGATCTAAAACACAAAGATAAAAATTTTGAAATTTCAGCACCCTATAAAGAAAAACAAAAAACCCTTAGTGCAAAATCCGAAGAAAGCATGATCGCAAATTTCTTAGCCACAGATAAGCTTTTTTGGATCTTGCTAAGCTTTTTAGGTTATGGGCTTTTACTTTCTCTTACTCCTTGTATTTTGCCGATGATTCCCATATTATCTTCGCTCATCGTAGCTAAAAGCGGAATTAAATTTTCTAAAAAACACAGTTTCTTTTTATCTTTTATCTATGTATTTTTTATGTCTTTAGCTTATGCTATTGCCGGAGTTATAGCGAGTTTTTTAGGAGCGAGCGTTCAAGGACTTTTGCAAAAACCTAGCGTTTTGATCTTTTTTGCATTGATTTTTGTATTGCTTGCTTTGGCGATGTTTGAAAGCTTTCGCTTTGAACTACCTCTAAAATTTCAAAATTTTCTCCATAAAAAAAGCGAAAAAGGCAAGGGAGTGCTAGGCGTGGCTATCATGGGCTTTTTATCCGCTCTTATCGTAGGCCCTTGCGTAGCTGCTCCTCTAACCGGCGCTTTGATCTACATAGCCAACACAGGCGATGCGCTTTTAGGAGCTAGTGCTCTTTTTGTTATGAGTTTTGGTATGGGAATTCCTTTACTTTTCATCGGTTTAGGTCTTGGCTTTTTAAAAGCAGGAGCTTGGATGCAAAAAGTAAAAATTTTCTTTGGTTTTGTTATGCTAGCTATGGCTATTTGGATACTTTCTCGTATCATAGAAGCAAGATATATTTTAATCGCTTTTGGAATTTTGGGCGTATTTTTTAGTGTATTTATGGGAATTTTTGAACAAAGCCTTAACGCACTAGCTAAGATCAAAAAAAGCCTATTAATTTTAATTTTAGCTTATTCTTTAAGTATATTTTTAGGCGGGATATTTGGCGCAAAAGATTTTTTAAATCCTTTAAATTTCAGTCCAAATACGATCTCAAATCCTTCAAAATTAAACTTTAGTTTTATAAACGATCTTGATACTCTTCAAAAAGAGATTAAGACTAGTACCCGTCCTATCATGCTTGACTTTACAGCATCTTGGTGTGAAAATTGCAAGCTCTTAGATGAGCTTACTTTTAGCGATGAAAGAGTTCAAGAAAAACTCAAAAATTTTCATTTAATTAAAATCGATCTGACTCAAAATAGCAACAAGGATTTAGAAATCATGAAAAAATTCAGTGTTTTTGGCCCACCGGTATTGATATTTTTTGAAAACGGCAAAGAAAATCTTAGAATCACTGGTTTTATCAGTGCGGATGATTTATTACGAAAGTTAACAAAATGA